A genomic segment from Myxococcota bacterium encodes:
- a CDS encoding enoyl-CoA hydratase family protein: MPITTTVRDGIAEVVMHHPPVNALTVADTWAIRDAFVELSRDPALRAVVLTAEGRGFNAGIDIKEMQSVEGFDHILGSSEACYATFHAIYETPVPVIAAVNDFCMGLGIGLVGSADIIVASTKARFGLPEVDNGALGCASHLARLVPPLKLRQMTFTCEPVTAQQLFEYGTVYRVVEPEALRDAAREVAERIAAKPPAAVRFAKAALNHIDPSDLHTNYRLEQGYTYQLNLMGVGDRQRDAFVRKERVVTR, from the coding sequence ATGCCCATCACCACGACCGTGCGCGACGGCATCGCCGAGGTCGTCATGCACCACCCGCCCGTGAACGCGCTCACCGTGGCCGACACCTGGGCGATCCGCGACGCGTTCGTCGAGCTCTCGCGCGACCCCGCGCTGCGGGCCGTCGTCCTCACGGCCGAGGGGCGCGGCTTCAACGCGGGCATCGACATCAAGGAGATGCAGAGCGTCGAGGGCTTCGATCACATCCTCGGCTCGAGCGAGGCGTGCTATGCGACGTTCCACGCCATCTACGAGACACCCGTCCCCGTGATCGCCGCCGTGAACGACTTCTGCATGGGCCTCGGGATCGGGCTCGTCGGGAGCGCCGACATCATCGTCGCATCGACGAAGGCGCGCTTCGGACTGCCCGAGGTCGACAACGGCGCGCTCGGCTGCGCGTCGCACCTCGCGCGCCTCGTCCCGCCGCTCAAGCTGCGGCAGATGACGTTCACGTGCGAGCCCGTGACCGCGCAGCAGCTCTTCGAGTACGGGACCGTCTACCGGGTCGTCGAGCCCGAAGCGCTGCGCGACGCGGCGCGCGAGGTCGCGGAGCGCATCGCGGCGAAGCCGCCGGCCGCCGTGCGTTTCGCGAAGGCCGCGCTCAACCACATCGACCCGAGCGATCTCCACACGAACTACCGGCTCGAGCAGGGCTACACGTACCAGCTCAACCTCATGGGCGTGGGCGACCGGCAGCGCGACGCGTTCGTGCGCAAGGAGCGCGTCGTCACCCGCTAG
- a CDS encoding PPOX class F420-dependent oxidoreductase gives MRLGDDAKRLLDAANFAHLATLEADGAPKVEPVWVAREGDLVLVTTDGASRKARNLERDPRVALSIVSRANPYEQLLVRGRVVEVRDDPDLALLDALSQRYTGAPFPRRRWRSRVVFAIAPHVARYYLSPLADTPASD, from the coding sequence GTGAGGCTCGGCGACGACGCGAAGCGGCTGCTCGACGCCGCGAACTTCGCGCACCTCGCGACGCTCGAGGCCGACGGTGCGCCGAAGGTCGAGCCGGTGTGGGTGGCGCGCGAGGGCGACCTCGTGCTCGTGACGACCGACGGCGCCTCGCGCAAGGCGCGCAACCTCGAGCGCGACCCGCGCGTCGCGCTCTCGATCGTGTCCCGCGCGAACCCGTACGAGCAGCTGCTCGTGCGCGGGCGCGTCGTCGAGGTGCGCGACGACCCCGATCTCGCGCTGCTCGACGCGCTCTCGCAGCGCTACACGGGCGCGCCCTTCCCGCGGCGGCGCTGGCGAAGCCGCGTCGTGTTCGCGATCGCCCCGCACGTCGCGCGCTACTACCTGTCCCCGCTCGCCGACACTCCCGCGAGCGACTGA
- a CDS encoding SDR family oxidoreductase, with product MCESDVHAARDARARPAHGLLRGKRVAITAAAGTGIGAATAQRLLDEGASVALSDRHEGRLRETAARLRDALARDGDARADRRVAAFPCDVASSADVERFVDEASAALGGLDVFVANAGLGFAGALATTRDEDWQRVLDVSLGGAFRCVRAALRALGSAGGGAIVTVSSVTARRAERGQTAYAAAKAGVLALTRCAAVEGAEVGVRVNAVVPTVALHEQLLRVADARHLDAMIALQPQGRAARVDEIADAVVFLASDLSSYMTGEALSVSGQHA from the coding sequence ATGTGCGAATCCGACGTCCACGCCGCGCGCGATGCGCGCGCGCGGCCCGCGCACGGGCTGCTGCGCGGGAAGCGCGTCGCGATCACCGCCGCGGCCGGAACGGGCATCGGCGCCGCCACCGCGCAGCGCCTGCTCGACGAGGGCGCGAGCGTCGCGCTCTCCGACCGGCACGAGGGCCGGCTGCGCGAGACGGCGGCGCGGCTGCGCGACGCGCTCGCGCGCGACGGCGACGCGCGGGCCGACCGGCGCGTCGCGGCGTTCCCGTGCGACGTCGCGAGCTCCGCAGACGTCGAGCGCTTCGTCGACGAGGCCAGCGCCGCGCTCGGCGGCCTCGACGTCTTCGTCGCGAACGCGGGGCTCGGGTTCGCGGGCGCGCTCGCGACGACGCGCGACGAGGACTGGCAGCGCGTGCTCGACGTCTCGCTCGGCGGCGCGTTCCGCTGCGTGCGCGCGGCGCTCCGCGCGCTCGGCTCGGCCGGCGGCGGCGCGATCGTCACCGTCTCGAGCGTCACGGCCCGCCGCGCCGAGCGCGGGCAGACGGCCTACGCCGCGGCGAAGGCGGGCGTCCTCGCGCTCACGCGCTGCGCGGCCGTCGAAGGCGCCGAGGTCGGCGTGCGCGTCAACGCCGTCGTCCCCACCGTCGCCCTGCACGAGCAGCTCCTGCGCGTCGCCGACGCGCGCCACCTCGACGCGATGATCGCGCTCCAGCCGCAGGGGCGCGCCGCGCGCGTCGACGAGATCGCCGACGCCGTCGTCTTCCTCGCGAGCGATCTCTCCTCCTACATGACCGGCGAAGCGCTCTCCGTGAGCGGGCAGCACGCGTGA
- a CDS encoding Rieske 2Fe-2S domain-containing protein, protein MESPAAPSRAIATASAASGPGLPIPSGWFAVATSDELAPGGVLARHYFGRELVVFRTEGGAPGVLDAYCPHLGAHLAVGGRVEGESLRCPFHAWEFATDGACRAIPYAKRIPPNARAAHYPTVERNGFVFAWHALDGRAPWFEVPDVPEATSAGWSTPQRFEWTVRAHGQELAENGVDRAHFRYVHGTLNVPDTQVTEEGAFRRAYQPVELRTPRGDVDGAIDSQTVGMGFATTRFTGICETLELATTTPIDAGSVHVRYAFTQPKVDGRDPQGGVAAAIIRDIVKQMNEDIPIWEHKIYRSAPTLCDGDGPIPEFRRWCRQFYPEAGA, encoded by the coding sequence ATGGAGAGCCCGGCAGCGCCGTCGCGCGCGATCGCGACCGCCTCTGCCGCTTCCGGCCCGGGTCTTCCGATCCCGAGCGGCTGGTTCGCGGTGGCGACGTCCGACGAGCTCGCGCCGGGCGGCGTGCTCGCGCGCCACTACTTCGGACGCGAGCTCGTCGTGTTCCGCACCGAGGGCGGCGCGCCCGGCGTGCTCGACGCCTACTGTCCGCACCTCGGCGCGCACCTCGCCGTCGGCGGACGCGTCGAGGGCGAGAGCCTCCGCTGCCCGTTCCACGCCTGGGAGTTCGCGACGGACGGCGCGTGCCGCGCCATCCCCTACGCGAAGCGCATCCCGCCGAACGCGCGCGCCGCGCACTACCCGACGGTCGAGCGCAACGGGTTCGTGTTCGCGTGGCACGCGCTGGACGGGCGCGCGCCGTGGTTCGAGGTGCCCGACGTGCCCGAGGCGACGAGCGCGGGCTGGTCGACGCCACAGCGCTTCGAGTGGACGGTGCGCGCGCACGGCCAGGAGCTCGCCGAGAACGGCGTCGACCGCGCGCACTTCCGCTACGTGCACGGCACGCTCAACGTGCCCGACACGCAGGTGACGGAAGAGGGCGCCTTCCGCCGCGCCTATCAACCGGTCGAGCTCCGCACCCCGCGCGGCGACGTCGACGGCGCCATCGACTCGCAGACCGTCGGCATGGGCTTCGCGACGACGCGCTTCACCGGCATCTGCGAGACGCTCGAGCTCGCGACGACGACGCCGATCGACGCGGGCAGCGTCCACGTCCGCTACGCCTTCACGCAGCCGAAGGTCGACGGCCGCGATCCGCAGGGCGGCGTCGCGGCGGCGATCATCCGCGACATCGTGAAGCAGATGAACGAGGACATCCCGATCTGGGAGCACAAGATCTACCGCTCCGCGCCGACGCTCTGCGACGGGGACGGTCCGATTCCCGAGTTCCGGCGGTGGTGCCGCCAGTTCTACCCGGAGGCAGGCGCGTGA